A window from Pan paniscus chromosome 14, NHGRI_mPanPan1-v2.0_pri, whole genome shotgun sequence encodes these proteins:
- the LOC129393681 gene encoding zinc-regulated GTPase metalloprotein activator 1A-like isoform X13 yields the protein MLPAVGSADEEEDCPELVPIETTQSEEEEKSGLGAKIPVTIITGYLGAGKTTLLNYILTEQHSKRVAVILNEFGEGSALEKSLAVSQGGELYEEWLELRNGCLCCSVK from the exons ATGTTACCGGCTGTTGGATCTGCGGATGAGGAAGAGGATTGTCCTGAATTGGTTCCCATTGAGACGACGCAAAGCGAGGAGGAGGAAAAGTCTGGCCTCGGCGCCAAGATCCCAGTCACAATCATCACCGGGTATTTAG gtGCTGGGAAGACAACACTTCTGAACTATATTTTGACAGAGCAACATAGTAAAAGAGTAGCggtcattttaaatgaatttgggGAAG GAAGTGCGCTGGAGAAATCCTTAGCTGTCAGCCAAGGTGGAGAGCTCTATGAAGAGTGGCTGGAACTTAGAAACGGTTGCCTCTGCTGTTCAGTGAAGTGA